The following are from one region of the Jatrophihabitans telluris genome:
- a CDS encoding benzoate/H(+) symporter BenE family transporter: MERLQPVLAGLVTALVGFTSSFTVVLAGLRAVGADQAQSASGLLAVSVIMGVVALQASVRSRMPISIAWSTPGAALLVSSGAVPGGFGTAVAAFGICGLLTVATGVVARLRQLVLAIPRPLANALLAGVLVQLCVVPVATVKHRPGLALAIIATWLVLSRYARRWAVPAAMAVALTEIVLSSSSADLSGISLAPRLVLTAPTLNLTACTLGLSLFVVTMASQNVPGIAVLEGFGYRPPVRTVLLDTGLATVAGAALGAHVVNMAAISAALCAGPEAGVDRGRRWIASVVAGLTYIVFGLSAGLLAALVAVAPAGLVETVAGLALMATLGAALSAAVADLAPGGAAAAHRKERGPKARARTTSGYREAAVITFLITVSGVSFGGIGSAFWGLAAGLAVLAFLDPQLLRATGQGEEVLETDGPQEAAGQRPSTRLTAAATAEGRP, from the coding sequence ATGGAACGACTGCAACCAGTGCTCGCCGGGCTCGTCACCGCCCTGGTGGGCTTCACCAGTTCGTTCACCGTGGTGCTCGCCGGACTGCGGGCCGTCGGAGCGGACCAGGCCCAGTCCGCTTCCGGACTTCTCGCTGTCAGCGTGATCATGGGTGTGGTGGCCCTCCAGGCGTCGGTACGGTCGCGAATGCCGATCAGCATCGCGTGGTCCACGCCCGGCGCGGCTCTGCTCGTCTCCAGCGGCGCCGTGCCGGGCGGCTTCGGCACCGCGGTGGCCGCCTTCGGTATCTGCGGCCTGCTGACCGTGGCCACCGGCGTCGTCGCCAGACTGCGGCAACTCGTTCTCGCCATCCCCAGACCGCTGGCCAATGCGCTGCTGGCCGGAGTGCTGGTGCAGTTGTGCGTCGTTCCGGTGGCCACCGTCAAGCACCGTCCTGGTCTCGCGCTGGCCATCATCGCGACCTGGCTGGTGCTCAGCCGTTATGCGCGCCGCTGGGCCGTCCCCGCGGCGATGGCGGTCGCGCTCACCGAGATCGTCCTGTCCTCCTCCTCGGCCGACCTGTCCGGCATCTCGCTGGCGCCGCGGCTCGTGCTCACCGCGCCCACGCTGAATCTGACCGCGTGCACCCTCGGGCTCTCGCTCTTCGTTGTGACGATGGCGTCGCAGAACGTCCCGGGGATCGCGGTCCTGGAAGGGTTCGGCTACCGTCCGCCGGTCCGCACCGTCCTGCTGGACACCGGTCTCGCGACCGTGGCCGGAGCGGCGCTCGGTGCCCACGTGGTGAACATGGCGGCGATCAGCGCGGCCCTGTGCGCCGGTCCGGAAGCAGGCGTTGACAGGGGCAGACGGTGGATCGCGTCGGTGGTAGCGGGGCTGACCTACATCGTGTTCGGACTGAGCGCCGGCCTGCTGGCCGCACTGGTCGCGGTTGCTCCCGCGGGTCTGGTGGAGACCGTCGCGGGACTGGCACTGATGGCGACTTTGGGCGCGGCGTTGTCCGCCGCGGTGGCCGATCTTGCGCCGGGAGGGGCCGCCGCAGCGCACCGGAAGGAGCGCGGCCCGAAGGCACGGGCCCGGACGACATCGGGTTACCGCGAAGCGGCCGTCATCACCTTCCTCATCACGGTTTCCGGGGTCAGCTTCGGTGGGATCGGATCAGCCTTCTGGGGTCTGGCGGCGGGGTTGGCGGTGCTGGCCTTCCTCGACCCGCAGTTGCTGCGCGCCACGGGTCAGGGCGAGGAAGTGCTCGAGACGGACGGGCCGCAGGAGGCGGCGGGTCAGCGCCCCAGCACTCGGTTGACCGCGGCGGCGACGGCAGAGGGCCGCCCGTGA
- a CDS encoding NAD(P)/FAD-dependent oxidoreductase, translating into MSYSQLSLWLATAGDALAPRPSLASASPADRVVDVAIVGAGYTGLWTAYYLQRACPDLRIAIVEAETAGFGASGRNGGWCSALFPVGLSALASEYGPEAALGQHRAMQETVAEIGRVIASDSLDADWAAGGTITLARSGPQLDRADEEIDEARRFGFGESDLSRLDAEQARSRLNATNVLGGVYTPHCAAIHPAKLARSLARRVEQSGVRIYEGTRVSAIEPGRVLTDLGVLRAEFIVRATEGFTPRLKGYRRAVVPVYSLMIATEPLSENVWDEIGLRDRETFADLRHLIIYGQRTADDRLVFGGRGAPYHFGSTVRPGFDRNDKVFSALQAALTELLPVTSGAKITHRWGGPLAIARDWHASAGLDRATGIAWAGGYVGDGVSTTNLAGRTLTDLILQRDTPLTELPWVNHRSPQWEPEPLRWLGANAGLQAMTWADAAEARHGRPSAVAAAVNRVLGR; encoded by the coding sequence ATGAGCTATTCGCAGCTGTCGCTGTGGCTCGCGACGGCCGGGGACGCCTTGGCGCCCCGGCCGTCGCTGGCGTCCGCGTCCCCCGCTGACCGAGTCGTCGACGTCGCAATCGTCGGCGCGGGCTACACCGGCCTGTGGACGGCCTACTACCTGCAGCGGGCGTGTCCCGACCTGCGGATCGCGATCGTGGAGGCGGAGACGGCCGGTTTCGGCGCCTCGGGCCGCAACGGCGGCTGGTGCTCGGCGCTGTTCCCGGTCGGGCTGAGCGCCCTGGCCAGCGAATACGGTCCGGAGGCCGCCCTGGGCCAGCACCGGGCCATGCAGGAGACGGTCGCCGAGATCGGGCGCGTGATCGCCTCCGATTCCCTCGACGCCGATTGGGCCGCCGGCGGCACGATCACGCTGGCGCGCAGCGGCCCACAACTGGATCGCGCCGACGAGGAGATCGACGAAGCCCGCCGCTTCGGCTTCGGCGAATCCGATCTGAGCCGGCTGGACGCCGAGCAGGCGCGGTCGCGGTTGAACGCCACGAATGTGCTGGGTGGTGTCTACACCCCGCACTGCGCGGCAATTCATCCCGCCAAGCTGGCTCGATCACTGGCCCGGCGGGTGGAACAGTCCGGCGTACGGATCTATGAGGGCACCCGCGTCAGCGCCATCGAGCCCGGTCGGGTGCTGACCGACCTGGGCGTGCTCCGAGCCGAGTTCATCGTCCGCGCGACGGAGGGTTTCACCCCACGGCTCAAGGGCTACCGCCGCGCGGTGGTCCCGGTTTACTCGCTGATGATCGCGACCGAGCCGCTCAGCGAGAACGTGTGGGACGAGATCGGGCTGCGGGATCGGGAGACCTTCGCCGACCTCCGCCATCTGATCATCTACGGTCAGCGCACCGCCGACGACCGGTTGGTGTTCGGAGGCCGCGGCGCTCCTTACCACTTCGGATCGACGGTTCGGCCGGGATTCGACCGTAACGACAAGGTCTTCTCGGCTTTGCAAGCGGCGCTCACCGAACTGCTTCCGGTGACCAGCGGCGCGAAAATCACCCATCGCTGGGGCGGTCCGCTCGCGATCGCGCGCGATTGGCACGCCTCGGCCGGTTTGGACCGGGCGACCGGGATCGCCTGGGCCGGTGGCTATGTCGGCGACGGGGTGTCGACCACCAACCTCGCCGGGCGCACGCTCACCGATCTCATCCTCCAGCGTGACACCCCGTTGACCGAGCTGCCCTGGGTGAATCATCGGTCACCGCAGTGGGAGCCGGAGCCGTTGCGCTGGCTCGGAGCAAACGCCGGCCTGCAGGCGATGACCTGGGCCGACGCCGCCGAAGCCCGTCACGGGCGGCCCTCTGCCGTCGCCGCCGCGGTCAACCGAGTGCTGGGGCGCTGA
- the ald gene encoding alanine dehydrogenase yields the protein MKVGIPSEVKNHEYRVAITPSGVNELARNGHEVFVQRDAGLGSSIPNEDYVAAGAKILDSADDVWAEGDLLLKVKEPIAEEYHRMRSDQTLFTYLHLAADKSCTDALLKAGTTGIAYETVQLSDGSLPLLAPMSEVAGRLAPQVGSYHLMRQGGGRGVLMGGVPGVYAAKVVVIGAGVSGQNAAAIALGMQAEVLLLDRNVARLRQMDAIYQGHCQTIASNAYEVEKAVLDADLVIGAVLVPGAKAPKIISNELVSRMKPGSVLVDISIDQGGCFEDSRPTTHADPTYAVHNSVFYCVANMPGAVPHTSTYALTNVTLPYAVELANRGWKDALKADKALALGLNTHAGELTNAPVAEAHGYSSRSLDEALSA from the coding sequence ATGAAGGTCGGAATCCCCTCAGAGGTCAAGAACCACGAGTACCGGGTGGCGATCACCCCGTCGGGTGTGAACGAACTCGCGCGTAATGGGCACGAGGTGTTCGTCCAGCGCGACGCCGGCCTGGGCTCCTCCATCCCGAACGAGGACTACGTCGCCGCGGGCGCCAAGATCCTCGACAGCGCGGACGATGTCTGGGCCGAGGGAGATCTGCTGCTCAAGGTCAAGGAACCCATCGCCGAGGAATACCACCGGATGCGGTCCGACCAGACCCTGTTCACGTACTTGCACCTGGCGGCCGACAAGAGCTGCACCGACGCCCTGCTCAAGGCCGGCACCACCGGCATCGCCTACGAGACCGTCCAGCTGTCCGACGGTTCCCTGCCGCTGCTGGCTCCGATGTCCGAGGTCGCGGGCCGGCTCGCCCCGCAGGTCGGCTCCTACCACCTGATGCGTCAGGGCGGCGGCCGTGGCGTGCTCATGGGCGGCGTCCCCGGCGTCTACGCGGCGAAGGTCGTCGTGATCGGCGCGGGCGTGTCCGGGCAGAACGCGGCGGCGATCGCGCTCGGCATGCAGGCCGAAGTCCTCCTGCTCGACCGCAACGTCGCGCGGCTTCGCCAGATGGACGCCATCTACCAGGGCCACTGCCAGACCATCGCGTCCAACGCGTACGAGGTCGAGAAGGCCGTGCTCGACGCTGACCTGGTCATCGGAGCCGTGCTGGTTCCCGGCGCGAAGGCGCCCAAGATCATCAGCAATGAGCTCGTCTCGCGGATGAAGCCGGGTTCGGTGCTCGTCGACATCTCCATCGACCAGGGCGGCTGCTTCGAGGACTCCAGGCCTACCACCCACGCCGATCCGACCTACGCCGTGCACAACTCGGTCTTTTACTGCGTGGCCAACATGCCTGGCGCCGTGCCCCACACGTCCACCTACGCGCTGACCAACGTCACCCTGCCCTACGCGGTCGAGCTGGCCAACCGGGGCTGGAAGGACGCGCTGAAGGCCGACAAGGCCTTGGCCCTGGGCCTGAACACCCACGCCGGCGAGCTCACCAACGCGCCGGTGGCCGAGGCGCACGGCTACTCCAGCCGCAGTCTGGACGAAGCACTGTCGGCCTGA
- a CDS encoding Lrp/AsnC family transcriptional regulator, whose protein sequence is MAARSSSATPKRPLSPNAVRRETRMGRDRNRLDPAVADTGAAAGLDRIDRAILDRLAADARLPNNALAEAVGIAPSTCLGRVRSLRERGVIRGFHADIDPSAVGRPIQAMIAVRMQSHARSHISEFAASVSRLPEVLNVFFLAGADDFLIHVAARNTQNLRDFVVVNLSGDPDVALTETNLIFEHIRAGAPG, encoded by the coding sequence ATGGCTGCCCGAAGTTCGAGCGCGACGCCGAAACGACCGCTATCGCCGAACGCCGTGCGGCGCGAAACCCGCATGGGACGGGACCGGAACCGGCTCGACCCCGCCGTGGCCGACACCGGCGCCGCGGCCGGATTGGACCGCATCGATCGGGCCATTCTCGATCGTCTGGCCGCAGACGCGCGACTGCCGAACAACGCCCTGGCCGAAGCCGTCGGAATCGCGCCGTCCACGTGCCTGGGGCGCGTGCGCTCGCTGCGGGAGCGGGGGGTGATCCGTGGGTTCCACGCCGACATCGATCCGTCGGCCGTGGGCCGGCCGATCCAGGCGATGATCGCGGTTCGCATGCAGTCCCACGCGCGCAGTCACATCAGCGAGTTCGCCGCCAGCGTCAGTCGGTTGCCCGAGGTGCTGAATGTCTTCTTTCTGGCCGGCGCCGATGATTTCCTCATCCACGTCGCGGCCCGCAACACCCAGAACCTGCGCGACTTCGTCGTGGTGAACCTGTCCGGAGACCCGGATGTCGCCCTGACCGAGACGAACCTGATCTTCGAGCACATCAGGGCCGGCGCGCCCGGCTGA
- a CDS encoding NAD(P)/FAD-dependent oxidoreductase — MTEVAVVGAGIAGAACARALVDAGVDVSVFERGHAPGGRLASPELHGRRVDLGAAYFTAADPAFATVVGGWQSSGIARQWTNTFAVASHGRELGSSSGPTRWSTPAGLRSVVRTVLGDIPVRLAAEVTEVIEAVDSDGGATVAGDRYRHVVLAMPDAQARRLLSGPSSNQLRDVPFDPVIAVASGWPAREWPFADGCFVNGDPVLSFVADDGARRGDGAAVLVAHTTASAARNWLADPDAAVEPVVAALLDLFGLRSAPVWTHAHRWTLAKPAGVHREPYGRLSKAVSACGDAWCETGSPRVESAWLSGTRLGEQLAAELR, encoded by the coding sequence GTGACTGAGGTTGCCGTTGTCGGCGCCGGTATCGCCGGAGCAGCGTGCGCGCGAGCTCTGGTCGATGCCGGCGTCGACGTTTCGGTCTTCGAACGCGGCCATGCACCTGGTGGCCGGCTCGCGTCCCCCGAGCTGCACGGACGCCGGGTGGATCTGGGAGCCGCCTACTTCACCGCGGCCGATCCCGCGTTCGCCACAGTCGTCGGTGGCTGGCAATCCTCGGGAATAGCTCGGCAGTGGACGAACACCTTCGCGGTTGCCTCCCATGGCCGCGAGCTGGGCAGTTCGAGCGGGCCGACGCGCTGGTCGACTCCGGCGGGGCTGCGCAGCGTTGTTCGGACGGTGCTCGGCGACATCCCGGTGCGACTGGCGGCCGAAGTCACTGAAGTCATCGAAGCCGTCGACTCCGACGGCGGTGCGACAGTGGCCGGTGACCGCTATCGGCACGTGGTCTTGGCGATGCCGGACGCTCAGGCGCGACGGCTGTTGTCCGGACCGTCCTCGAACCAGCTGCGGGACGTCCCTTTCGATCCTGTGATTGCGGTGGCCAGTGGGTGGCCGGCACGCGAGTGGCCCTTCGCCGACGGGTGCTTCGTCAACGGTGATCCGGTGTTGAGCTTCGTCGCCGACGACGGAGCCCGCCGCGGCGACGGCGCGGCCGTCCTGGTCGCGCACACGACCGCATCCGCCGCCCGGAACTGGTTGGCCGACCCCGACGCAGCCGTAGAGCCGGTAGTGGCGGCGTTGCTCGACCTGTTCGGACTTCGCAGTGCGCCGGTGTGGACGCACGCCCATCGATGGACGTTGGCCAAACCCGCAGGCGTACATCGCGAACCGTACGGGCGGCTGAGTAAGGCTGTCTCTGCGTGCGGGGATGCCTGGTGCGAAACGGGATCGCCGCGCGTGGAGTCGGCGTGGCTGTCCGGGACCCGCCTGGGTGAGCAGCTCGCGGCCGAGCTGCGCTAG
- a CDS encoding aspartate aminotransferase family protein produces the protein MHFTRLSSYEHSPVPTIVRGEGAYIYDIQGRRYLDGISGLFTVQAGHGRRELAEAAGRQAAELAYFPLWSYAHPQAIQLADRLADLAPGDLNRVFFTTGGGEAVETAWKLAKQYYKLTGRPEKHKVISRYVAYHGTPQGALSITGIPAAKTMFEPLVPGAHKVPNTNIYRAPVFGDDPVAFGRWAADQIETAIIMEGPESVAAVFLEPVQNSGGCFPPPPGYFQRVREICDTYDVLLVSDETICAFGRLGPMFGADKFGYQPDMITCAKGMTSGYSPIGACLISDRLAEPFLKGTTYFPHGYTFGGHPVSSAVAMANLDLFEKEGLNQHVLDNEAAFRATLEKLTDLPIVGDVRGDGYFYGIELVKDKATKETFSDDESERLLRGFLSKALYEAGLYCRADDRGDPVVQLAPPLICGQAEFDEIEQILRAVLIEGATKI, from the coding sequence ATGCACTTCACCCGGCTGTCCTCCTACGAGCACTCGCCGGTGCCCACGATCGTGCGCGGTGAAGGCGCCTACATCTACGACATCCAGGGACGCCGCTACCTCGACGGCATCTCCGGCCTGTTCACCGTGCAGGCCGGCCACGGGCGCCGCGAACTGGCCGAGGCCGCCGGTCGCCAGGCCGCCGAGCTCGCCTACTTCCCGCTCTGGTCCTACGCCCACCCCCAGGCCATTCAACTGGCCGACCGGCTGGCCGATCTCGCGCCGGGGGACCTCAACCGGGTCTTCTTCACCACCGGTGGCGGCGAGGCCGTCGAGACCGCGTGGAAACTGGCCAAGCAGTACTACAAGCTCACCGGCCGGCCTGAGAAGCACAAGGTGATATCGCGGTACGTCGCCTACCACGGCACGCCGCAGGGCGCGCTGTCCATCACCGGCATCCCGGCCGCCAAGACGATGTTCGAACCGCTGGTCCCCGGTGCGCACAAGGTGCCGAACACCAACATCTACCGTGCGCCGGTCTTCGGCGACGACCCGGTCGCCTTCGGCCGCTGGGCAGCGGACCAGATCGAGACCGCCATCATCATGGAGGGGCCCGAGTCGGTCGCCGCGGTGTTCCTGGAGCCGGTGCAGAACTCCGGCGGTTGCTTCCCGCCCCCGCCGGGATACTTCCAGCGGGTGCGCGAGATCTGTGACACCTATGACGTCCTGCTCGTGTCGGACGAGACCATCTGCGCCTTCGGGCGTCTCGGACCGATGTTCGGTGCCGACAAGTTCGGGTACCAGCCGGACATGATCACCTGCGCCAAGGGCATGACCTCCGGTTACTCCCCTATCGGCGCTTGTCTCATCTCCGACCGGCTGGCCGAGCCGTTCCTCAAGGGCACGACGTACTTCCCGCACGGCTACACCTTCGGTGGGCACCCCGTGTCCTCGGCCGTGGCGATGGCCAACCTGGATCTGTTCGAGAAGGAGGGCCTCAACCAGCACGTGCTCGACAACGAGGCCGCCTTCCGGGCGACCCTGGAGAAGCTGACGGACCTGCCGATCGTGGGCGACGTCCGTGGCGACGGGTACTTCTACGGCATCGAACTGGTGAAGGACAAGGCGACGAAGGAGACCTTCAGCGACGACGAATCCGAGCGGTTGTTGCGCGGATTCCTGTCCAAGGCGCTCTACGAGGCCGGCTTGTACTGCCGTGCCGATGACCGGGGCGATCCGGTGGTTCAGCTGGCGCCGCCACTGATCTGCGGGCAGGCCGAGTTCGACGAGATCGAGCAGATCCTGCGAGCGGTCCTGATCGAGGGCGCGACCAAGATCTAG
- a CDS encoding Lrp/AsnC family transcriptional regulator — protein sequence MAQPKTRSRRQQLDDTSKAIIEQLQQDGRRPYAAIGKAVGLSEAAVRQRVQKLIETGTVQIVAVTDPQQIGFARELMIGINIEGDLEEAADLLSEIPEVVYVVLTAGSFDILAEAVVVDDDHLLELINDRIRKLPGVRRTETFMYLKLKKQTYNWGIA from the coding sequence ATGGCGCAGCCGAAGACCCGCTCCCGGCGGCAGCAACTCGACGACACCTCGAAGGCCATCATCGAGCAGTTGCAGCAGGACGGGAGACGTCCGTACGCGGCCATCGGTAAGGCCGTCGGGCTGTCGGAGGCGGCGGTACGACAGCGGGTGCAGAAGCTGATCGAGACCGGAACCGTGCAGATCGTGGCGGTCACCGATCCGCAGCAAATCGGCTTCGCCCGCGAACTGATGATCGGTATCAACATCGAAGGCGATCTGGAAGAGGCCGCAGACCTGCTCTCGGAGATTCCCGAGGTCGTCTATGTCGTGTTGACAGCCGGATCTTTCGACATCCTGGCCGAGGCGGTGGTGGTGGACGACGACCATCTATTGGAGTTGATAAACGACCGGATCCGGAAACTTCCCGGCGTCCGACGGACCGAAACCTTCATGTACCTGAAGCTGAAGAAACAGACCTACAACTGGGGTATCGCATGA
- a CDS encoding ABC transporter substrate-binding protein, with protein MVSSARGNPLAGIRPDLVRGLVSRRTMLAGLGAASFSALLAGCGTSGIAYHGSEAGKQATDRSDADKVVNWSNWPVYIDVDDKTQKRPTLEAFTKKTGIKVNYTEDYSDNDIFFAKVKPQLTANADTGRDVWCSTDWMVSRLIRLNWVQKFDRANMPNANNLVDTLVNVSFDPGRNYSIPWQSGFTGIAYNPKVTGGKKIETIDQLLTDPAIKGRVTLLTEMRDTVGLVLLGMGKDPAKFSDKDFDDAIKILTEAKNRGQLKGFTGNEYGKGLASGDIAACIAWTGDVVQLKADNPDLGYVLPSTGHMVWSDNFVIPNKARHKKNAELLIDYYYSPDVMAKVEDYVNYIPPVKGVKQVLVKSDPAVADDPLIFPSDAVQAKSHVFMGLTGEQENRFNNAFQTLIGG; from the coding sequence ATGGTGTCCTCTGCTCGCGGTAATCCCCTCGCCGGAATCAGGCCAGACCTGGTCCGGGGGTTGGTCAGTCGCCGGACGATGTTGGCCGGCCTCGGCGCGGCGAGTTTCTCCGCGCTGCTCGCCGGCTGCGGAACCTCCGGCATCGCCTACCACGGATCCGAGGCGGGTAAGCAAGCCACCGACCGCTCAGACGCCGACAAGGTCGTGAACTGGTCCAACTGGCCCGTATACATCGACGTGGACGACAAGACCCAGAAGCGCCCCACACTCGAGGCGTTCACCAAGAAGACCGGCATCAAGGTCAATTACACCGAGGACTACAGCGACAACGACATCTTCTTCGCCAAGGTCAAGCCGCAGCTGACGGCCAACGCTGATACCGGTCGCGACGTGTGGTGCTCGACCGACTGGATGGTCTCGCGGCTCATCCGGCTCAACTGGGTGCAGAAGTTCGACCGCGCGAACATGCCGAACGCGAACAACCTCGTCGACACGCTCGTGAACGTCAGTTTCGATCCGGGACGCAATTACTCGATCCCGTGGCAGTCGGGCTTCACCGGCATCGCCTACAACCCGAAGGTCACCGGCGGCAAGAAGATCGAGACGATCGACCAGCTCCTGACCGATCCCGCCATCAAGGGCCGCGTCACGCTGTTGACCGAGATGCGGGACACGGTCGGCCTGGTCCTGCTGGGCATGGGCAAGGATCCGGCGAAGTTCTCGGACAAGGACTTCGACGACGCGATCAAGATCCTCACCGAGGCCAAGAACCGTGGTCAGCTCAAGGGCTTCACCGGCAACGAGTACGGCAAGGGGCTGGCCTCCGGCGACATCGCGGCCTGCATCGCGTGGACCGGTGACGTCGTCCAGCTCAAGGCCGACAACCCCGATCTCGGCTACGTACTGCCGAGCACCGGCCACATGGTCTGGTCGGACAACTTCGTGATCCCGAACAAAGCCAGGCACAAGAAGAACGCCGAGCTGCTCATCGACTACTACTACAGCCCCGACGTCATGGCAAAGGTCGAGGACTACGTCAACTACATCCCGCCGGTCAAGGGCGTCAAGCAGGTCCTGGTCAAGAGCGACCCGGCGGTGGCCGACGACCCGCTGATCTTCCCCAGCGACGCCGTGCAGGCCAAGTCCCACGTTTTCATGGGCCTGACGGGCGAGCAGGAAAACCGCTTCAACAACGCGTTCCAGACCCTGATCGGCGGCTGA
- a CDS encoding ABC transporter ATP-binding protein: MAATDASSGTGDLVLSSLTKSYGPFTAVDDLSLRIPQGSFFALLGPSGCGKTTTLRMVAGLEQPTVGRIEIGSSDITGTKAYQRPVNTVFQSYALFPHMTVWENVAFGLKRRGSKGVNKEVDDVLELTELTALSQRKPGQLSGGQQQRVALARAIVNRPAVLLLDEPLGALDLKLRRQMQVELKRIQTEVGLTFVHVTHDQEEAMTMADTIAVMNAGRIEQLGAPAELYENPQTTFVANFLGQSNIIRGSVKERAAGSVHTALPNGAVRIPASRVSTGADELLVGIRPEKVKLHDEPITSADGPVGENVISGCIVTDVSFIGVSTQYLVKTPWGQELMVFEQNQGIENLNAVGDPVAMSFAAEHTFALDAQQDVTAGIEPDGAV; encoded by the coding sequence GTGGCAGCGACCGACGCAAGCAGCGGAACGGGCGATCTCGTTCTCTCCTCGTTGACCAAGTCCTACGGTCCCTTCACGGCGGTGGACGACCTCAGCCTGAGGATCCCGCAGGGATCGTTCTTCGCCCTGCTCGGTCCGTCGGGCTGCGGCAAGACGACCACGCTGAGGATGGTGGCCGGACTGGAGCAGCCCACCGTCGGGCGGATCGAGATCGGCAGTTCCGACATCACGGGGACCAAGGCCTACCAACGGCCGGTCAACACCGTCTTCCAGAGCTACGCGCTGTTCCCGCACATGACGGTCTGGGAGAACGTCGCCTTCGGCCTCAAGCGGCGTGGCAGCAAGGGCGTGAACAAGGAGGTCGACGACGTCCTGGAGTTGACCGAGCTGACGGCGCTGTCCCAGCGCAAGCCCGGCCAGCTCTCCGGCGGCCAGCAGCAGCGTGTCGCGTTGGCCCGGGCCATCGTGAACCGGCCCGCCGTGCTGCTGCTCGACGAACCCCTCGGTGCTCTCGACCTCAAGCTGCGCCGTCAGATGCAGGTCGAGCTCAAGCGGATCCAGACCGAGGTCGGCCTGACGTTCGTGCACGTCACGCACGACCAGGAGGAGGCCATGACGATGGCCGACACGATTGCCGTCATGAACGCGGGCCGGATCGAGCAGTTGGGCGCCCCGGCTGAACTCTACGAGAACCCGCAGACGACGTTCGTGGCGAACTTCCTCGGTCAGTCCAACATCATTCGCGGTTCGGTCAAGGAGCGGGCGGCGGGCTCGGTACACACCGCGCTGCCCAACGGCGCCGTGCGGATCCCGGCCTCGCGCGTGTCCACCGGGGCCGACGAACTGCTGGTCGGCATCAGGCCCGAGAAGGTGAAGCTGCACGACGAGCCGATCACCTCAGCCGACGGTCCGGTCGGCGAGAACGTGATCTCCGGCTGCATCGTGACCGACGTCAGCTTCATCGGGGTGAGTACGCAGTACCTGGTCAAGACGCCTTGGGGGCAGGAGCTGATGGTCTTCGAGCAGAACCAGGGCATCGAGAACCTCAATGCCGTCGGGGATCCGGTGGCGATGTCGTTCGCGGCCGAGCACACCTTCGCCCTCGATGCGCAACAGGATGTCACCGCCGGCATCGAGCCGGACGGGGCGGTCTGA
- a CDS encoding ABC transporter permease, whose protein sequence is MTAVAAPAPAQTPAAAPVPTKRRRPSIGVFLLIPGFLWLAVFFLVPLVFLGSQSIQTGTIEEGFKVTWHFGNYSFAFSNFASQFFRSLIYALLATVFSLLIGYPLAYAIAQKAGRFKSLLLVIVIAPFFTSFLLRTLAWQTILSTNGVVFKVFKHTGLLSVTGWLNLTNGNQLLNSPLAVVAGLTYNFLPFMVLPLFANLDRLDPRLLEAGGDLYAAPIKSFWHITLPLSMPGIVAGTLLTFIPAAGDYVNAQLLGNTNTNMIGNVIDGQFLRVLDYPVAAALSVTLMVTIVVLVAVYVSRAGTEELV, encoded by the coding sequence ATGACGGCCGTTGCCGCGCCGGCACCGGCGCAGACGCCGGCCGCCGCGCCGGTACCCACGAAGCGACGGCGGCCCTCGATCGGGGTCTTTCTGCTGATCCCGGGGTTCCTGTGGCTGGCCGTGTTCTTCCTGGTTCCGCTGGTCTTTCTCGGATCGCAGTCGATCCAGACCGGGACCATCGAGGAAGGGTTCAAGGTCACCTGGCACTTCGGTAACTACAGTTTCGCCTTCAGCAACTTCGCGAGCCAGTTCTTCCGCTCGCTGATCTACGCCCTCCTGGCGACGGTGTTCTCGTTGCTGATCGGTTATCCCCTGGCGTACGCCATCGCGCAGAAGGCCGGGCGGTTCAAGTCGCTGTTGCTCGTCATCGTCATCGCCCCGTTCTTCACCAGCTTCCTGCTGCGGACCCTGGCCTGGCAGACGATCCTCAGCACCAACGGCGTGGTTTTCAAGGTCTTCAAGCACACCGGGCTGCTGTCGGTCACCGGCTGGCTGAACCTGACCAACGGCAACCAGTTGCTCAACTCCCCGCTGGCCGTCGTCGCCGGTCTGACCTACAACTTCCTGCCGTTCATGGTGCTTCCGCTGTTCGCCAACCTCGACCGGCTCGACCCCCGATTGCTGGAGGCGGGCGGTGACCTCTACGCCGCGCCCATCAAGTCCTTCTGGCACATCACCCTTCCGTTGTCGATGCCCGGGATCGTGGCCGGCACACTGCTGACGTTCATCCCGGCCGCCGGCGACTACGTCAACGCCCAGCTGCTCGGTAACACCAACACGAACATGATCGGCAACGTGATCGACGGGCAGTTCTTGCGGGTGCTGGACTATCCCGTCGCCGCGGCGCTGTCGGTGACGCTGATGGTCACGATCGTGGTCCTCGTCGCGGTCTACGTCAGCCGTGCCGGAACGGAGGAGCTGGTCTGA